In one window of Cellulophaga sp. HaHa_2_95 DNA:
- the gltB gene encoding glutamate synthase large subunit has translation MALKKQGLYLPEFEHDNCGAGFICSLKGKKSNDIIHKALEILEKLEHRGAVSSDGKTGDGAGILIDIPHAFFQEVCDFELPEAGEYATGNIFLPQKDNQREFCISVFEKNIKKQGLQLLGWRDVPVNKSVPGRIAMETEPFVRQIFVAKENPEQTFFDFNLKLYIARKTTEHTIIDSKLSESKFFYVPSLSTKIIIFKGLLMPEDISLYYKDLMDPRVVTRLALVHQRFSTNTFPTWDLAQPFRYMCHNGEINTLRGNVTRMRSREELLKSDFFGDEIKSIIPIILPGKSDSATMDMVVELLLMTGRSLPEVMMILVPEAWEKNPDMSEAKRSFYEYNSCLSEPWDGPASIPFTDGNYIGAVLDRNGLRPSRYTVTKDGNVIMSSETGVVDIAPENIELHGRLEPGKMFLVNMEEGRIVNDEEIKEEIASRHPYKKWLDKNLVHLKDIPYNDCPLFLNEASLEKRKATFGYTLEDINTIILPMGKTAKEPLGSMGSDTPIAILSERPQLIYNYFKQLFAQVTNPPLDGIREELITDISLTLGSDHNIFDFTELHCRKLKIQNPVISKEDLDKIKNYDASPDYKVTSIPILYEVTKGNNGLEDALQDMLNQASKAIDEGTNIIILSDRNVSEELAPIPALLACSFVNSGLQKLKKRSKLSVIIESAEPREVHHFALLFGFGASAINPYLVNEIIAEQIEEHDITEFTKEEAIKNYNKAVGKGILKVMNKIGISTLNSYRGSQLFECIGINTKVVEKYFPNTATRIQGIGLYEIEKEIAKRHQKAFANKHVAANLDLEMGGEYRWRRDGEKHMFNPLSIAKLQQSVRNNEPESYKEFAKMVNEQSKSLMTIRGLFEFSNYDPIPLEEVEPWTEIVKRFKTGAMSYGSISKEAHENLAIAMNRIGGKSNSGEGGEDPDRFYKNATGDWRNSAIKQVASGRFGVTSNYLTNAQEIQIKMAQGAKPGEGGQLPGAKVNPSIAKTRNSTPYVGLISPPPHHDIYSIEDLSQLIFDLKSANREARINVKLVSEVGVGTVAAGVSKAKADVVLISGFDGGTGASPLTSLKHCGLPWELGVAEAQQTLVMNDLRNRIVLECDGQLKTGRDVAVACLLGAEEFGFATAPLVASGCIMMRVCHLNTCPVGIATQNPDLRKKFKGKPEHVVNYMYFVAQELREIMAQLGFRTINEMVGQVQKLDRNKAIDHYKAAGIDLTPILYKVDVPAGTKFYNTQKQQHHIEESIEFDIIAKAHPALFRKEKMSIDYPIKNTDRAVGAIISNEISKIYGAEGLPENTLKLNFTGSAGQSFGAFSTKGITMVVNGNTNDYLGKGLSGAKLIIKVPGKATFKPEENVITGNVTLYGATSGEAYINGKAGERFCVRNSGAKAVVEGIGDHGCEYMTGGIAVILGEVGRNFGAGMSGGVAYIYDKNKTFEKNCNKEALNLLPVDEDKDIAELRALIENHYNATFSPLAQRILEKWEETLPLFTKILPEEYKQALIRLENEKLETI, from the coding sequence ATGGCGTTGAAGAAACAAGGGTTATACCTACCGGAATTTGAGCATGATAACTGTGGTGCAGGATTTATATGCAGTCTTAAAGGAAAGAAATCTAATGATATCATCCATAAAGCACTTGAAATTTTAGAAAAACTTGAGCACCGTGGTGCAGTAAGTTCTGACGGAAAGACAGGTGATGGTGCAGGTATTTTAATTGATATTCCTCATGCATTTTTTCAAGAAGTTTGTGATTTTGAACTACCTGAAGCTGGAGAATATGCAACCGGAAATATTTTTCTACCTCAAAAGGACAACCAAAGAGAATTTTGTATTTCAGTTTTTGAAAAGAATATTAAAAAACAAGGCTTACAACTTTTAGGCTGGAGAGATGTTCCTGTGAACAAATCTGTTCCAGGAAGAATTGCTATGGAGACTGAACCTTTTGTTAGACAAATATTTGTTGCCAAAGAGAATCCGGAGCAAACTTTCTTTGATTTTAATTTAAAACTGTACATCGCCAGAAAAACTACAGAGCACACTATAATTGATTCTAAGTTATCAGAAAGTAAATTTTTCTATGTACCTAGCTTATCAACAAAAATCATCATTTTCAAAGGATTATTAATGCCAGAAGACATTAGTCTTTACTATAAAGATTTAATGGACCCTAGAGTAGTTACTAGACTAGCATTGGTACACCAACGTTTCTCTACCAATACATTCCCAACTTGGGATTTAGCACAGCCGTTTAGATACATGTGCCATAATGGGGAAATAAACACTTTGAGAGGTAATGTTACACGCATGCGTTCTCGTGAAGAATTACTTAAAAGTGATTTTTTTGGGGATGAAATAAAAAGTATCATTCCAATAATTCTTCCTGGAAAATCAGATTCCGCCACTATGGATATGGTGGTTGAGTTGTTATTGATGACTGGACGTTCCTTACCAGAAGTAATGATGATCTTAGTTCCAGAAGCATGGGAGAAGAATCCTGATATGTCTGAAGCTAAAAGATCATTCTATGAGTACAACTCTTGTTTATCAGAACCGTGGGATGGCCCTGCATCAATCCCATTTACCGATGGAAACTATATTGGCGCTGTATTAGATAGAAACGGACTAAGACCTTCTAGGTATACCGTTACTAAAGATGGTAACGTTATTATGTCTTCTGAAACTGGGGTAGTTGATATAGCTCCAGAAAACATTGAATTACATGGTCGTTTAGAACCAGGTAAAATGTTTCTTGTAAACATGGAAGAAGGTCGTATTGTAAACGACGAAGAAATAAAAGAAGAGATTGCAAGCAGACATCCTTATAAAAAATGGTTGGACAAAAATCTTGTTCACCTTAAAGATATACCTTACAATGATTGTCCTTTATTTTTAAACGAGGCATCTTTAGAAAAAAGAAAAGCAACTTTTGGATACACCTTAGAAGATATAAATACCATTATACTTCCAATGGGAAAAACGGCAAAAGAACCATTAGGTTCTATGGGTAGCGATACTCCTATTGCCATATTATCTGAACGTCCACAATTAATATACAACTACTTCAAACAGTTGTTTGCACAAGTTACCAACCCTCCTTTGGATGGTATTCGTGAAGAACTAATTACAGACATAAGTTTAACACTAGGTAGTGATCACAATATTTTTGATTTTACAGAACTTCATTGTCGTAAGTTAAAAATTCAGAATCCTGTAATTTCCAAAGAAGATTTAGATAAGATTAAAAATTACGATGCGAGTCCTGATTATAAGGTTACTTCTATTCCTATTCTTTACGAAGTAACTAAAGGAAATAACGGCCTTGAAGATGCACTACAAGATATGCTGAACCAAGCTAGTAAAGCTATTGACGAAGGCACGAACATTATTATTTTATCCGATAGAAACGTTAGCGAAGAATTAGCGCCTATTCCAGCACTATTAGCATGTTCTTTTGTAAATAGTGGATTACAAAAACTTAAAAAACGCTCTAAACTAAGCGTCATTATAGAATCTGCAGAACCAAGAGAAGTGCATCATTTCGCCTTATTATTTGGTTTTGGAGCTAGTGCTATTAACCCTTATTTAGTAAATGAAATTATTGCTGAGCAAATTGAGGAGCATGATATTACTGAGTTCACTAAAGAAGAAGCCATTAAAAATTACAATAAAGCAGTCGGTAAAGGCATCTTGAAAGTAATGAACAAAATAGGTATCTCTACCTTAAACTCTTACAGAGGCTCTCAATTATTTGAATGTATTGGTATCAATACTAAAGTTGTAGAGAAATATTTTCCTAATACCGCCACAAGAATTCAAGGTATCGGGCTTTATGAAATTGAAAAAGAGATTGCTAAACGTCATCAAAAGGCATTTGCGAATAAACATGTTGCCGCAAATTTAGACCTAGAAATGGGTGGTGAATATCGTTGGAGAAGAGACGGAGAAAAACATATGTTCAATCCGCTATCTATTGCCAAATTACAGCAGTCTGTTCGCAATAACGAACCAGAGTCCTACAAAGAATTTGCTAAAATGGTGAATGAACAGTCTAAAAGTTTAATGACTATTAGAGGTTTATTTGAATTTTCTAATTATGATCCTATTCCTTTAGAGGAAGTTGAACCTTGGACAGAAATTGTAAAACGTTTCAAAACAGGTGCCATGTCTTATGGTTCTATTAGCAAAGAAGCCCACGAGAATTTAGCAATTGCCATGAACAGAATTGGTGGTAAAAGTAATTCTGGAGAAGGCGGAGAAGATCCTGATCGTTTTTACAAAAATGCAACAGGAGATTGGAGAAACAGTGCTATAAAACAAGTGGCATCAGGTAGGTTTGGAGTTACCTCTAACTATTTGACCAATGCTCAAGAAATACAAATAAAAATGGCACAAGGTGCCAAACCGGGTGAAGGTGGCCAATTACCGGGCGCTAAGGTTAACCCTTCCATCGCGAAGACTAGAAACTCCACACCTTATGTAGGACTCATATCACCACCACCACACCATGATATTTATTCTATTGAAGATTTATCACAATTAATATTTGATTTAAAGTCTGCCAATAGAGAAGCACGAATTAACGTTAAACTTGTTTCTGAAGTTGGTGTCGGAACGGTTGCTGCGGGAGTATCTAAAGCAAAAGCAGATGTAGTTCTAATTTCTGGTTTTGATGGTGGTACAGGAGCATCTCCTTTAACATCCTTAAAGCACTGTGGCTTACCATGGGAGCTTGGTGTCGCTGAAGCACAGCAGACTTTAGTCATGAATGATCTTAGAAATAGAATTGTTCTTGAATGCGACGGTCAATTAAAAACAGGTCGTGATGTTGCTGTAGCTTGCCTATTAGGCGCCGAAGAATTCGGATTTGCAACGGCTCCATTAGTAGCTTCAGGATGTATTATGATGCGAGTATGTCATTTAAATACATGTCCTGTAGGGATTGCAACGCAGAACCCAGATTTAAGAAAAAAATTCAAAGGAAAACCAGAGCATGTAGTGAACTACATGTATTTTGTAGCGCAAGAGCTGAGGGAGATTATGGCTCAGTTAGGTTTTAGAACCATTAATGAAATGGTTGGTCAAGTACAGAAACTGGATAGAAATAAAGCTATTGATCATTATAAAGCTGCAGGAATAGATTTAACTCCTATTTTATATAAGGTGGATGTGCCTGCTGGAACGAAATTCTACAATACGCAAAAACAACAACATCATATAGAAGAATCTATTGAGTTTGATATTATAGCGAAGGCTCACCCTGCCCTCTTTAGAAAAGAAAAGATGAGCATTGATTACCCTATCAAGAATACAGATAGAGCAGTTGGAGCTATTATTAGTAATGAAATTTCAAAAATTTACGGTGCTGAAGGTTTACCTGAAAACACCTTAAAACTAAATTTCACAGGTTCGGCCGGTCAAAGTTTTGGCGCATTTAGTACCAAAGGAATAACAATGGTAGTTAACGGTAACACCAACGATTACCTTGGAAAAGGTTTATCTGGGGCTAAATTAATTATTAAGGTTCCAGGAAAAGCAACATTTAAACCAGAAGAGAATGTTATCACCGGAAATGTAACTCTTTACGGTGCTACATCTGGAGAGGCCTATATAAATGGTAAAGCAGGAGAACGTTTTTGTGTTCGTAACTCTGGCGCAAAAGCCGTTGTAGAAGGTATTGGAGATCACGGCTGTGAATACATGACAGGCGGTATTGCTGTCATTTTAGGAGAAGTTGGCCGTAATTTCGGCGCAGGTATGAGCGGCGGTGTTGCTTATATCTATGATAAGAACAAAACTTTTGAGAAAAATTGCAATAAAGAGGCACTAAACTTACTACCGGTTGATGAGGATAAAGACATTGCTGAATTAAGAGCATTGATTGAAAATCACTACAACGCAACTTTTAGTCCACTTGCACAGCGTATATTAGAGAAATGGGAAGAAACACTTCCGCTATTCACTAAAATATTACCTGAAGAATACAAACAAGCATTAATTCGTTTAGAGAACGAAAAATTAGAAACTATATAA
- a CDS encoding acyl-CoA dehydrogenase family protein, whose product MDFTLSEEQLMIQQAARDFAQTELLPGVIERDDAQKFPEEQIKKLGELGFLGMMVDPKYGGSGLDTLSYAIAMEELSKVDASSSVVVSVNNSLVCWGLETFASEEQKQKYLTKLTTGEMIGAFCLSEPEAGSDATSQKTTAIDKGDHYLLNGTKNWITNGSTAGVYLVIAQTDVEKGHKGINALIVEKGTPGFEIGPKENKLGIRGSDTHSLMFNDVKVPKENRIGEDGFGFKFAMKTLSGGRIGIAAQALGIAAGAYELALKYSKERKSFGTEICNHQAIAFKLADMHTEIEAARLLVYKAALDKDNGNNYDLSSAMAKLFASKVAMDTTVEAVQIHGGNGFVKDYHVERLMRDAKITQIYEGTSEIQKIVISRSIIKQ is encoded by the coding sequence ATGGATTTTACTTTATCAGAAGAACAATTAATGATTCAACAAGCGGCAAGAGATTTCGCTCAAACTGAATTACTACCAGGAGTTATAGAGAGAGATGACGCACAAAAATTCCCAGAAGAACAGATTAAAAAACTAGGCGAGCTTGGGTTTTTAGGCATGATGGTAGATCCAAAATATGGAGGAAGCGGACTTGACACATTATCTTATGCCATTGCCATGGAAGAGCTTTCTAAAGTTGATGCTTCTTCTTCAGTGGTTGTTTCCGTTAATAATTCTTTAGTATGCTGGGGGCTAGAAACGTTTGCTAGCGAAGAACAGAAACAAAAATATTTAACCAAATTAACAACAGGTGAAATGATTGGGGCTTTTTGCCTTTCCGAACCTGAAGCAGGCAGCGATGCAACTTCTCAAAAAACTACTGCAATAGATAAAGGAGACCATTACCTATTAAATGGAACAAAAAATTGGATTACAAACGGTAGTACAGCTGGCGTATATTTGGTAATTGCTCAAACAGATGTAGAAAAAGGTCATAAAGGTATTAATGCCTTAATCGTCGAAAAAGGAACCCCTGGATTTGAAATAGGTCCCAAAGAGAATAAGTTAGGAATTAGAGGTAGCGATACCCATTCCTTAATGTTCAATGATGTAAAAGTTCCTAAAGAGAATAGAATTGGTGAAGACGGATTCGGATTTAAATTTGCCATGAAAACTTTAAGTGGTGGAAGAATTGGTATCGCTGCACAAGCATTAGGTATAGCAGCAGGAGCTTATGAGCTAGCGCTGAAATATTCTAAAGAACGTAAATCTTTCGGTACAGAAATATGTAATCATCAGGCAATCGCTTTTAAATTAGCAGATATGCATACAGAGATTGAAGCTGCTCGTTTACTCGTATATAAAGCTGCATTAGATAAAGACAACGGTAATAACTATGATTTATCTAGCGCTATGGCAAAATTATTTGCGTCTAAAGTCGCTATGGACACTACTGTAGAAGCCGTACAAATACATGGCGGGAACGGGTTCGTAAAAGATTACCATGTAGAACGATTAATGAGAGATGCTAAAATTACTCAGATTTACGAAGGTACCTCTGAAATACAAAAAATTGTCATCTCCAGAAGCATCATTAAGCAGTAA
- a CDS encoding Glu/Leu/Phe/Val dehydrogenase dimerization domain-containing protein, translated as MKDLLAIYENKQPEIVFHWKDTETEAEGWTVINSLRGGAAGGGTRMREGLDVNEVLSLAKTMEVKFTVSGPPIGGAKSGINFNPKDPRKKGVLERWYHAVAPLLKSYYGTGGDLNVDEIHEVIPITEDAGVWHPQEGVFNGHFKPTEADKINRIGQLRLGVIKVLEGDNYSPDVSRKYTVADMITGFGVAEAVKHFYDISGGSVTGKRAIVQGFGNVGAAAAFYLAKMGAKVVGIIDRVGGVIKEEGFTFEEIVNLYKNKDGNTLVSEDMIPFEEINERIWNLKTEIFAPCAASRLVTKDQISRMIDTGLEVISCGANVPFADKEIFFGPIMEFTDERVSLIPDFISNCGMARVFAFFMEGRVSMDDELIFTDTSTTIRNAILNIFDQNSTKTNLSKTAFEIALKQLI; from the coding sequence ATGAAAGATTTGCTAGCTATATACGAGAATAAACAACCGGAAATTGTATTCCATTGGAAAGATACGGAAACAGAAGCAGAAGGTTGGACTGTAATTAATTCATTAAGAGGTGGTGCTGCCGGTGGCGGTACGCGAATGAGAGAAGGTCTTGATGTTAATGAAGTTTTATCGTTAGCAAAAACGATGGAAGTTAAGTTTACAGTATCTGGTCCTCCAATAGGTGGTGCTAAATCTGGTATAAACTTTAATCCTAAAGACCCAAGAAAAAAAGGCGTATTAGAACGATGGTATCATGCGGTAGCTCCATTATTGAAAAGTTACTATGGTACGGGTGGAGATTTAAATGTAGATGAGATTCATGAAGTTATTCCTATTACTGAAGATGCGGGTGTATGGCATCCTCAAGAAGGGGTTTTTAACGGACATTTTAAGCCTACAGAAGCAGATAAGATTAATAGAATAGGACAATTAAGACTTGGAGTCATAAAGGTTTTAGAAGGCGATAATTATTCTCCTGATGTTTCTAGAAAATATACTGTTGCAGATATGATTACCGGTTTTGGTGTCGCTGAAGCGGTTAAACATTTTTATGATATTTCTGGAGGATCGGTAACGGGAAAAAGGGCTATTGTTCAAGGTTTTGGTAATGTTGGTGCTGCTGCAGCATTTTACTTAGCAAAAATGGGAGCAAAGGTTGTTGGAATAATAGATAGAGTAGGTGGTGTTATAAAGGAAGAAGGCTTTACATTTGAAGAAATTGTAAATCTGTATAAAAATAAGGACGGTAACACGCTTGTTTCTGAAGATATGATTCCGTTTGAAGAAATTAACGAGCGTATTTGGAATTTGAAAACTGAAATTTTTGCACCTTGTGCTGCATCAAGGTTAGTGACCAAAGATCAAATAAGTAGGATGATTGATACAGGATTGGAAGTAATTTCTTGCGGCGCTAATGTTCCTTTCGCGGATAAAGAAATTTTCTTTGGTCCAATTATGGAATTTACAGATGAAAGAGTAAGTTTGATACCTGATTTTATTTCTAACTGTGGAATGGCGCGTGTTTTTGCTTTTTTTATGGAAGGAAGAGTTTCTATGGATGATGAGTTGATCTTTACAGATACATCAACAACTATCAGAAACGCAATTTTAAATATATTTGATCAAAATTCAACAAAAACGAACTTAAGCAAAACAGCTTTTGAAATCGCATTAAAACAATTAATTTAA
- the nhaD gene encoding sodium:proton antiporter NhaD, which produces METIVVIVFVLGYLAITLEHNLKIDKLIPALGMMAILWAIIALTHMEVYDIIPGVGKEAHHLEGVLLHHLGKTAEILVFLLGAMTIVEIIDYFDGFATIKGYIKTKKKGSLLWIVCSLAFVLSAIIDNLTATIVLITILQKLIKERDLRLWFAGLIIIAANAGGAWSPIGDVTTTMLWIANKVTAGVLVEHVLVPSIFCFVIPTFIASRMSVFKGSVADDASDNDKPKSRYAATMFYLGLGAIIFVPIFKSVTHLPPYVGMMLSLAFVAAFAEIYSSSKFSISTIDGESEAAGHHSPVHSSLSKIELPSILFFLGILLAVAALESLGLLFDFAGVLNETVPRLGTELHSTIISDLVVVLLGVGSAVIDNVPLVAASIGMFQIGLDEPAWHFIAYSAGTGGSMLIIGSAAGVVAMGMEKIDFFWYFKKISWLALVGFLSGAAVFILMRNFILNV; this is translated from the coding sequence ATGGAAACCATTGTAGTAATTGTATTTGTACTAGGTTATTTAGCGATCACTCTAGAACATAATCTTAAAATAGATAAGCTTATTCCTGCGTTGGGAATGATGGCTATTTTGTGGGCTATTATCGCATTAACACATATGGAAGTTTATGATATTATTCCAGGTGTTGGGAAAGAGGCGCATCATCTAGAAGGTGTTTTATTACACCATTTAGGGAAGACAGCCGAGATTTTAGTATTCTTGTTAGGCGCAATGACTATTGTTGAAATTATAGATTATTTTGATGGTTTTGCTACGATTAAAGGGTATATTAAAACAAAAAAGAAGGGCAGTCTTTTGTGGATTGTATGTTCTTTAGCTTTTGTTTTATCTGCAATTATAGATAACCTTACAGCTACCATTGTATTAATTACAATACTTCAGAAATTAATAAAAGAGCGCGATTTAAGATTGTGGTTTGCAGGTTTAATTATTATCGCAGCTAATGCTGGTGGGGCTTGGTCTCCAATCGGAGATGTTACAACTACGATGTTGTGGATTGCTAATAAAGTTACTGCGGGTGTATTGGTAGAACATGTATTAGTGCCATCAATCTTCTGTTTTGTAATACCGACTTTTATTGCATCTCGTATGAGTGTTTTTAAAGGAAGCGTAGCAGATGATGCTAGTGATAATGATAAGCCAAAATCTAGATATGCCGCAACAATGTTTTATTTAGGTTTAGGAGCAATTATTTTTGTGCCAATATTTAAGTCGGTTACACATTTACCTCCTTATGTGGGGATGATGTTGTCCTTGGCGTTTGTAGCAGCATTTGCAGAAATATATAGTAGCTCTAAATTTAGTATCTCTACAATTGATGGGGAGTCTGAGGCTGCAGGTCATCATAGTCCTGTACATAGTTCGTTATCTAAAATTGAGTTGCCGAGTATCTTATTCTTTTTAGGGATTTTATTAGCGGTAGCTGCTTTAGAATCTTTAGGATTATTATTTGATTTTGCAGGAGTTTTAAATGAGACTGTACCAAGATTAGGAACAGAATTACATTCTACAATTATTTCAGATTTAGTGGTGGTGTTATTAGGTGTAGGTTCTGCAGTTATTGATAACGTACCACTAGTGGCGGCAAGTATCGGAATGTTTCAAATAGGATTAGATGAGCCAGCGTGGCACTTTATCGCTTATTCTGCGGGTACCGGTGGTAGTATGTTAATTATTGGTTCTGCCGCTGGGGTAGTTGCCATGGGAATGGAGAAGATAGATTTCTTCTGGTATTTCAAGAAAATATCTTGGTTAGCCTTAGTAGGATTTTTATCTGGAGCTGCTGTTTTTATTTTGATGAGAAATTTTATATTAAACGTATAA
- a CDS encoding MotA/TolQ/ExbB proton channel family protein encodes MLLFQDLVEEAQIGEALPEEKTLSVIDLIINGGTGSIIIISVLFVMLFVALYIYFERIFAIKAASKIDKNFMNQIRDHVSNGKLEAAKLLCAQTDSPVARLTEKGISRIGKPLEDINKAIENAGTLEVYKLEKNVSILATVAGAAPMIGFLGTVIGMILAFHEMASSGGQAEMGSLASGIYTAMTTTVAGLIVGIIAYIGYNHLVNRTDKVVHSMEANAVEFLDLLNEPL; translated from the coding sequence ATGTTATTGTTCCAAGACCTTGTTGAAGAGGCTCAAATAGGAGAGGCTTTGCCGGAAGAAAAAACACTTTCGGTTATTGATTTAATTATTAATGGTGGTACCGGGAGTATCATTATTATCTCAGTGTTGTTTGTTATGCTTTTTGTGGCGTTATACATTTATTTCGAAAGAATATTTGCGATAAAGGCGGCATCAAAAATTGATAAAAATTTCATGAATCAAATCCGTGATCATGTATCCAACGGAAAATTAGAAGCGGCTAAATTACTGTGTGCTCAAACAGATTCTCCTGTTGCGAGATTAACGGAAAAGGGAATATCTAGAATAGGTAAGCCTTTAGAAGACATCAATAAAGCAATTGAAAACGCAGGGACTTTAGAAGTTTATAAGTTGGAGAAGAATGTTAGTATACTGGCAACAGTTGCTGGTGCTGCTCCAATGATTGGGTTTTTAGGTACGGTAATTGGTATGATATTAGCGTTCCATGAAATGGCATCAAGTGGTGGTCAGGCAGAAATGGGATCTTTGGCATCAGGAATTTATACGGCAATGACAACTACAGTAGCTGGTTTAATTGTGGGTATTATTGCTTACATTGGTTACAATCATTTGGTGAACAGAACAGATAAAGTAGTTCATAGTATGGAAGCGAATGCTGTTGAATTTTTAGACTTATTAAACGAACCTCTTTAA
- a CDS encoding biopolymer transporter ExbD, giving the protein MKLKGRNKVSPDFSMSSMTDIVFLLLVFFMLTSNSPNALDLLLPKAKGKSTSTQNVSVSINKDLEYFVNNERINGEYIEIELKKALEGQETPTIILRAEESVAIKEAVNVMDIANKNKFKVILAVRPK; this is encoded by the coding sequence ATGAAACTAAAAGGTAGAAATAAAGTAAGTCCAGACTTCAGTATGTCCTCCATGACAGATATTGTATTCTTGTTATTGGTATTTTTTATGTTAACCTCTAACTCGCCTAATGCATTAGATTTGTTATTGCCAAAAGCAAAAGGAAAATCTACAAGTACTCAGAATGTTTCTGTAAGTATTAATAAAGATTTAGAATACTTCGTAAATAATGAGAGAATTAACGGAGAATACATTGAAATTGAACTAAAAAAAGCACTAGAAGGACAAGAAACCCCTACAATTATTCTAAGAGCAGAAGAAAGCGTTGCAATCAAAGAGGCAGTTAACGTTATGGATATTGCAAATAAGAATAAGTTTAAGGTGATATTGGCAGTGCGACCAAAATAA
- a CDS encoding energy transducer TonB produces MSLLDTRHKKKSFTLTTVLLSLLLLVLFYVGLTYLDPPEENGISVNFGTTDYGSGTVQPKEKIQSEPLDTPVVPPSQQEKVEEVVPEETSSSEQPTEKVVTQDSEESLVIKQQKEAKRKADAAEKAAKAESDRVAREKQEAKEKAQKEQDAKKKKLDEMMGGLNKSDGSASGGEGNDNKAGDKGNPNGNPYATSYYGSPGSGSGGGGYGLNGRSLAGSSSVKQDCNEEGRVVVKITVDRNGRVISATPGVKGTTNTNPCLMKPAELTARAHTWKPDPNAPNQQVGFVVVNFKLSD; encoded by the coding sequence ATGTCATTACTAGACACGAGACATAAGAAAAAATCTTTTACACTAACAACAGTACTTTTAAGTTTACTGTTGTTAGTGCTTTTTTATGTGGGGCTAACTTATTTAGATCCACCAGAAGAGAATGGTATTTCAGTGAACTTCGGTACTACAGATTATGGGAGCGGAACTGTTCAACCTAAAGAAAAGATTCAATCAGAGCCATTAGATACACCTGTAGTTCCGCCTTCGCAACAAGAGAAAGTTGAGGAGGTGGTTCCGGAAGAAACATCATCTAGTGAGCAACCAACAGAAAAGGTGGTTACTCAGGATAGTGAAGAATCTTTGGTGATCAAGCAGCAAAAAGAAGCGAAACGTAAGGCAGATGCCGCAGAGAAAGCAGCAAAAGCGGAGTCGGATCGTGTAGCTCGTGAGAAGCAGGAGGCAAAAGAAAAAGCTCAAAAAGAGCAAGACGCTAAAAAGAAGAAGCTTGATGAAATGATGGGAGGGCTTAATAAGTCCGACGGTTCTGCATCGGGTGGTGAGGGCAATGATAATAAGGCGGGTGATAAAGGAAATCCTAATGGAAACCCTTATGCTACGAGTTATTATGGTTCTCCAGGTTCTGGAAGCGGTGGTGGTGGCTACGGATTAAACGGTAGGTCATTAGCGGGTAGTAGTTCTGTGAAACAAGACTGTAATGAAGAAGGTAGGGTAGTTGTAAAAATTACTGTGGATAGAAACGGTCGTGTGATTAGTGCTACTCCAGGAGTCAAAGGTACTACCAATACAAATCCTTGTTTAATGAAACCTGCAGAGCTGACCGCAAGAGCACATACTTGGAAGCCGGATCCTAATGCGCCAAACCAACAAGTTGGTTTTGTGGTGGTGAATTTCAAATTGTCAGATTAA